The following proteins are co-located in the Candidatus Phytoplasma asteris genome:
- the whiA gene encoding DNA-binding protein WhiA — protein sequence MSFNIKIKEEIACQKFLPIENFFELTALLHFGCELEKNHQKTLLWFQTKSIKIARRFLILIKTFYPNTNSFLMTSKEYNLPHLKSIHVGIEKDIPLILEKHHFFTQTPSDFLPLLKSQKAKKAFLRGIFLCIGFVNDPKKTNYHLEFFHKDRHKIELIKTLMLHFSLNAKKINHKKGFLVYLKESQMIIDFLRLIGALEIVFQYEKTIIQKDLNHIIKSSINFEISNEKKILTSANLQLQQINLIEKHFQTPNLKPKNTNLKMKNPKNEKSQKQLPNLEHKLLQIMLLRKENPDASLQELTQKYYHKHKQQITKSGLNYYFQKIKKLACEIETPQILAPSKEKNKYGKYRHRFS from the coding sequence ATGTCTTTTAACATTAAAATTAAAGAAGAAATTGCTTGTCAAAAATTCTTACCCATAGAAAATTTTTTTGAATTGACAGCTTTATTACATTTTGGCTGTGAATTAGAAAAAAACCACCAAAAAACTTTATTGTGGTTCCAAACCAAAAGTATCAAAATTGCTAGGCGTTTCCTTATTTTAATCAAAACTTTTTATCCTAATACCAACTCTTTTTTGATGACTAGCAAAGAATATAATTTACCACATTTAAAAAGCATTCATGTAGGAATTGAAAAAGACATTCCCTTAATTTTAGAAAAACATCATTTTTTTACTCAAACTCCAAGCGATTTTTTACCTTTGCTCAAAAGCCAAAAAGCCAAAAAAGCATTTTTAAGAGGTATTTTTTTATGCATAGGTTTTGTAAACGACCCCAAAAAAACTAATTATCATCTAGAATTTTTTCACAAAGACCGCCACAAAATTGAATTAATTAAAACTTTGATGCTTCATTTCAGCCTTAACGCCAAAAAAATTAATCACAAAAAAGGTTTTTTAGTTTATTTGAAAGAATCTCAAATGATTATTGATTTTTTAAGGTTAATCGGCGCTTTGGAAATAGTTTTTCAATACGAAAAAACAATAATTCAAAAAGACTTAAACCACATTATTAAATCCTCTATTAATTTTGAAATTTCAAATGAAAAAAAAATTCTTACTTCTGCCAATTTACAATTACAACAAATTAATTTGATTGAAAAACACTTTCAAACCCCAAATCTCAAACCCAAAAACACGAACTTAAAAATGAAAAATCCCAAAAATGAAAAATCCCAAAAACAACTTCCCAACCTTGAACATAAATTATTGCAAATTATGTTATTAAGAAAAGAAAACCCTGATGCAAGTTTACAAGAATTAACTCAAAAATATTACCACAAACACAAGCAACAAATCACTAAATCAGGACTAAATTATTATTTTCAAAAAATCAAAAAACTAGCTTGTGAAATTGAAACTCCCCAAATTTTGGCACCATCTAAGGAAAAAAATAAATATGGAAAATATCGGCATAGATTTAGTTGA
- the acpS gene encoding holo-ACP synthase: MENIGIDLVEIKKIKKIGKDILAARILSSEEHQIYQIIQNPQSQLTFLAGRWASKEALFKAFQTPQKIDPTCQNYCNWSILNDKKGAPYVKNNTCTTFFNPILISITHTDNYALALVIVKKLPQSTS, translated from the coding sequence ATGGAAAATATCGGCATAGATTTAGTTGAAATTAAAAAAATTAAAAAAATAGGCAAAGACATTTTAGCAGCAAGGATTTTATCCTCAGAAGAACACCAAATTTATCAAATCATTCAAAATCCCCAAAGCCAACTTACCTTTTTAGCAGGAAGGTGGGCTTCTAAAGAAGCTCTTTTTAAAGCTTTTCAAACACCCCAAAAAATCGACCCTACTTGCCAAAACTATTGCAACTGGTCTATTCTTAACGACAAAAAAGGCGCTCCTTATGTGAAAAACAACACATGCACCACTTTTTTCAACCCCATTTTAATTTCTATCACTCACACCGATAATTACGCCTTAGCCCTTGTTATTGTAAAAAAGTTGCCACAAAGCACGTCATAA
- a CDS encoding FAD-dependent oxidoreductase: MKVIVVGCTHAGTAAVKTIKKNNPQADVVVYERNDNISFLSCGIALYVGGVIKDSLGLFYSNPDELVSMDVCTKLKHEVLKLNFDKKEVLVQSLETGKQFKDNYDKLVIATGSWPVIPPIKGIDCKNVLMSKNFDHAKDIINYSKNVNKITIVGAGYIGIELAEAFAVQKKEVVLVDAEDRIMSKYLDKEFTDVAQKTLTDHGVTLALGQKIAGFETKDGLVTHVKTDKNTFETEMVIMCISFKPNTQLFAHHLETSFNGALVVNEYMQTSDPDVYACGDCVNVYYNPTQEVKYMPLATNAIRMGTLVGLNIEKPCVKYLGTQGTSGIKIIDLSISSTGLTENVAKTLGKNYGTVTIKDANRPEFMPDYDAVMLKLVFDKETRKILGGQIVSRVDLTEKMNTLSVCMQNQMTVEQLAFVDFFFQPHFNKPWGLLNLAGLKALEVKSQ, translated from the coding sequence ATGAAAGTTATCGTTGTTGGTTGTACTCATGCAGGAACTGCTGCAGTAAAAACAATTAAAAAAAACAATCCCCAAGCTGATGTTGTTGTATATGAAAGAAACGATAATATCTCTTTTCTTTCTTGTGGAATTGCCTTGTATGTTGGAGGAGTTATCAAAGACAGTCTAGGACTTTTTTATTCAAATCCTGATGAACTTGTAAGTATGGATGTTTGTACCAAACTTAAACATGAAGTATTAAAACTAAATTTTGACAAAAAAGAAGTTTTAGTTCAAAGTTTAGAAACTGGCAAACAGTTTAAAGACAACTACGATAAATTAGTAATTGCAACTGGTTCTTGGCCTGTTATTCCTCCTATTAAAGGAATTGATTGCAAAAATGTTTTAATGTCTAAAAACTTTGATCATGCCAAAGATATTATTAATTACAGCAAAAACGTTAATAAAATCACAATAGTAGGCGCTGGCTATATCGGAATTGAGTTAGCTGAAGCATTTGCGGTACAAAAAAAAGAAGTAGTTTTAGTAGACGCAGAAGATAGAATTATGTCTAAATATTTAGACAAAGAATTTACAGATGTAGCTCAAAAAACCTTAACTGACCACGGAGTTACACTAGCATTAGGACAAAAAATAGCAGGATTCGAAACTAAGGACGGCTTAGTGACTCATGTAAAAACTGATAAAAACACCTTTGAGACCGAAATGGTAATTATGTGTATCAGCTTTAAACCCAACACTCAATTATTTGCTCATCATCTCGAAACATCCTTTAATGGTGCTTTAGTTGTTAACGAATATATGCAAACTTCAGACCCTGATGTTTATGCTTGTGGCGATTGTGTTAACGTTTATTACAACCCTACCCAAGAAGTAAAATACATGCCTTTAGCAACTAATGCTATTAGAATGGGAACACTTGTAGGACTTAACATTGAAAAACCTTGCGTAAAATATTTAGGAACTCAAGGAACAAGTGGCATTAAAATTATTGATTTGAGTATTTCTTCAACAGGACTTACTGAAAATGTAGCCAAAACTTTAGGTAAAAACTATGGTACTGTTACAATCAAAGATGCTAATAGACCTGAATTTATGCCTGATTATGATGCTGTAATGTTAAAGCTTGTTTTTGACAAAGAAACTCGTAAAATTTTGGGAGGACAAATTGTTTCTCGCGTTGATTTAACTGAAAAAATGAATACTTTAAGTGTTTGTATGCAAAACCAAATGACAGTAGAACAACTTGCTTTTGTTGACTTTTTCTTCCAACCCCATTTCAACAAACCTTGGGGATTACTCAATTTAGCAGGACTTAAGGCTTTAGAAGTTAAATCTCAATAA
- a CDS encoding superoxide dismutase yields MNFTLLSLPYQYDALEPFFDTQTMQLHHLKHHQTYINNLNDALKKHPQLNLSLEQMLTDLSLVPQDIRQTVRNNGGGHFNHSFFWNILKVNNGNTPQGLLKEMIDCEFGSIDSFKDKFANAAKTIFGSGWAWLVLTPQQKLAITFTPNQDVVLNQGTPLLGLDVWEHAYYLSYQNRRVDYIEAFFSVLDWEKVQNNLTQTLK; encoded by the coding sequence ATGAACTTTACTCTACTTTCTCTTCCTTATCAATATGATGCTTTAGAACCTTTTTTTGATACTCAAACTATGCAATTACATCATCTCAAACACCATCAAACATACATTAATAACCTTAATGATGCTCTCAAAAAACACCCTCAACTAAATTTATCTTTGGAACAAATGCTAACTGATTTATCGTTAGTACCACAAGATATTAGACAAACAGTTAGAAATAATGGTGGCGGACATTTTAATCATTCTTTTTTTTGGAACATTCTAAAAGTAAATAATGGCAATACTCCTCAAGGATTATTAAAAGAAATGATTGACTGCGAATTTGGTTCTATAGATTCTTTCAAAGACAAATTTGCTAATGCTGCTAAAACCATTTTTGGAAGCGGTTGGGCTTGGCTTGTATTAACTCCACAACAAAAACTTGCAATTACTTTTACTCCTAATCAAGATGTAGTTCTAAACCAAGGAACTCCTCTTTTGGGTCTAGATGTTTGGGAACATGCTTATTATTTAAGTTATCAAAATCGTAGAGTTGATTATATTGAAGCTTTTTTTAGTGTCTTAGACTGGGAAAAAGTACAAAATAACCTTACTCAAACATTAAAATAA
- a CDS encoding transcription antitermination protein NusB, which yields MKHPQNKKESRLLRIEVMKLLYQYDFYQNNLTLSQTNPNPIFTFFQKIITNLKFIDEIITKSLYDYKINRLNKVDRAIIRLATYELLETNISHAIIIDEAIELTKQFCNLNDEKQHKFNNKLLDQIYQQLQMYKKTYYLIELKNYPNNK from the coding sequence ATGAAACATCCTCAAAATAAAAAAGAATCACGGTTATTACGAATTGAAGTGATGAAATTATTATATCAATATGATTTTTACCAAAATAATTTGACTTTGTCACAAACAAATCCCAATCCCATTTTTACTTTTTTTCAAAAAATCATCACCAATCTTAAATTTATTGATGAAATCATCACAAAAAGTTTATATGATTATAAAATAAATCGCCTTAACAAAGTAGACAGAGCAATCATTCGCTTAGCTACTTATGAATTGTTAGAAACAAACATTTCTCATGCCATTATAATCGACGAGGCAATAGAACTTACCAAACAATTCTGCAATTTAAACGATGAAAAACAACATAAATTCAACAATAAATTATTAGATCAAATATATCAACAATTACAAATGTATAAAAAAACTTATTACCTAATTGAATTAAAAAACTACCCAAATAATAAATAA
- the lepA gene encoding translation elongation factor 4: MNIEQLKERQKRIRNFSIIAHIDHGKSTLADRILEFTGTIDKRIMKEQILDSMDLERERGITIKLNAVEINYKSKDGKNYIMHLIDTPGHVDFSYEVSRSLAACEGAILIIDAAQGIQAQTLANVYLAVDNNLTLIPVLNKVDLPSADVPKVKEEIKETLGLDPEQALIASGKTGLGVIDILEQIVTRISPPQGDIQKPLQALIFDSYFDSYKGVVPSIRIVNGTVKKGDQIRFMASNSVYEVVEVGVYNPKQIVKDFLAPGDVGYLTAAIKSINHVRVGDTITSQTNQALLPLPGYKQMNSVVFCGLYPVETNKYDILKEALEKLKLNDSSLIFEPESSNALGLGFRTGFLGLLHMEIIQERISREFGVEVIATAPSVIYHVYSIKGEKLLVDNPSKLPSTQMIDHIEEPFIKATIMCPEIYIGKVMELSQNKRGALQNIEYIDSQRVMINYLLPFSEIIYSYFDKLKSLTKGYASFDYEIDKYRVSKLQKMDILLNGEIVDALSLIVHHDFAYERGKAICETLKEFIPKQMFEIPIQAALGKKIIARQTIKAMRKDVTAKLYGGDVTRKKKLLEKQKKGKKKMKTLGKVQLPQKAFLAILATK, from the coding sequence ATGAACATAGAACAATTAAAAGAAAGGCAAAAACGCATACGTAATTTTTCCATTATCGCCCACATTGACCACGGTAAATCAACTTTGGCCGACCGTATTTTAGAATTTACAGGCACAATTGACAAAAGAATAATGAAAGAACAAATTTTGGATTCCATGGACTTAGAACGCGAGCGCGGAATTACTATTAAATTAAATGCTGTAGAAATTAACTACAAGTCCAAAGATGGCAAAAATTATATTATGCATTTGATTGACACACCCGGACACGTTGATTTTAGTTATGAAGTATCGCGTTCTTTGGCAGCTTGCGAAGGTGCTATTTTAATTATTGATGCTGCCCAAGGCATTCAAGCCCAAACTCTTGCCAACGTTTATTTAGCTGTTGATAACAATTTAACCCTTATTCCTGTTTTGAATAAAGTGGATTTGCCAAGCGCAGATGTTCCTAAAGTTAAAGAAGAAATTAAAGAAACTTTGGGACTTGACCCTGAACAAGCCTTAATTGCAAGTGGAAAAACAGGGCTTGGAGTCATTGATATTTTGGAACAAATAGTAACTAGAATATCACCTCCTCAAGGAGACATTCAAAAGCCCTTGCAAGCCTTAATTTTTGATTCTTATTTTGATTCTTATAAAGGAGTTGTGCCTTCCATTAGAATCGTCAATGGCACAGTTAAAAAAGGCGATCAAATTCGTTTTATGGCAAGTAATAGTGTTTATGAAGTAGTTGAAGTAGGAGTTTATAATCCCAAACAAATTGTAAAAGATTTTTTGGCACCAGGTGATGTAGGTTATCTTACTGCTGCTATTAAAAGTATTAATCATGTAAGAGTTGGAGACACCATTACTTCGCAAACCAATCAAGCTTTGCTACCTTTACCGGGATACAAACAAATGAATTCAGTAGTTTTTTGTGGACTTTATCCTGTCGAAACCAATAAATATGACATCCTTAAAGAAGCTTTGGAAAAACTAAAACTCAACGATTCTTCCTTAATTTTTGAACCTGAAAGTTCTAATGCTTTGGGACTTGGTTTTAGAACTGGGTTTTTGGGACTTTTGCATATGGAAATTATTCAAGAAAGAATTAGTCGCGAATTTGGAGTAGAAGTAATTGCTACTGCTCCTTCTGTTATTTATCATGTTTATTCTATCAAAGGAGAAAAACTTTTAGTTGATAATCCTTCCAAACTTCCATCCACTCAAATGATTGACCACATTGAAGAACCCTTCATTAAAGCTACTATTATGTGTCCTGAAATCTATATTGGTAAAGTAATGGAGCTTTCCCAAAACAAAAGAGGAGCCCTTCAAAATATTGAATATATTGATAGCCAAAGAGTAATGATTAATTATTTGCTGCCTTTTTCAGAAATTATTTATAGTTATTTTGATAAGTTAAAATCATTAACCAAAGGCTATGCTTCTTTTGATTATGAAATAGATAAATATCGTGTTTCTAAATTACAAAAAATGGATATTTTATTAAATGGAGAAATTGTTGATGCTCTATCTTTAATTGTTCATCATGATTTTGCCTATGAAAGAGGAAAGGCTATTTGTGAGACTTTAAAAGAGTTTATTCCTAAACAAATGTTTGAAATTCCTATTCAAGCAGCTTTGGGTAAAAAAATTATTGCCAGACAAACTATCAAAGCTATGCGTAAAGATGTAACAGCTAAACTTTATGGAGGCGATGTTACTCGTAAAAAGAAATTATTAGAGAAACAAAAAAAAGGTAAAAAGAAAATGAAAACATTAGGAAAAGTGCAATTACCTCAAAAAGCCTTTCTTGCTATTCTTGCTACTAAATAA
- a CDS encoding TldD/PmbA family protein — protein MLNKEDIQKILNLSLDKGADFAELFFENAYSHTLKVIGKDVVSADTSNTFGVGIRLLKGFDEVYGYTNKTDYQNVLSLLLKLKKSFQGKANKVITLQTEKPLKNTIQKPYNSMTQEQKAQKLLKLSAIIQNYDPQIIQSITSLSQKEQHVLIANTLGVYQNDTRNYIRCGLVGVAQRGQEMQEAFEGPGRAMGLEFLDVIDLETIAKQVAKQAVALLDAKYLKPQTMPVVINHGFGGVIFHEACGHPLEATAVAKGLSPFCNKLNQKVASEVVTAYDDGTIKASWGSLNFDDEGNPTQKNLLIEKGILKGYLIDFRNGRKMKMQSTGSSRRQSYKYSPTSRMNSTYIEKGTETPEQIIADTPYGLYAKSLGGGTVVPATGEFNFVVNEGYLIENGKLTTHVKGAMLIGHGADILFKIDRVANDLVLGQGMCGSCSGSLPVDVGQPTIRVKEMIVGGNQK, from the coding sequence ATGTTAAATAAAGAAGATATTCAAAAAATTCTAAATTTATCTTTAGATAAGGGAGCTGATTTTGCAGAATTATTTTTTGAAAATGCTTATTCTCATACCCTTAAAGTAATTGGCAAAGATGTAGTTTCTGCTGATACTTCTAATACTTTTGGAGTAGGAATTCGCTTATTAAAAGGCTTTGATGAAGTTTATGGATATACCAATAAAACTGATTATCAAAATGTTTTATCCTTGCTTTTAAAATTAAAAAAATCTTTTCAAGGAAAAGCAAATAAAGTTATTACCTTGCAAACCGAAAAACCCCTAAAAAATACTATCCAAAAACCTTATAACAGCATGACTCAAGAACAAAAAGCCCAAAAATTACTTAAATTATCGGCTATTATTCAAAATTATGATCCTCAAATTATTCAATCCATCACCTCTTTAAGCCAAAAAGAACAACATGTTTTAATTGCTAATACTTTAGGAGTTTATCAAAATGACACACGCAATTATATTAGATGTGGGCTTGTAGGAGTTGCACAAAGAGGACAAGAAATGCAAGAAGCCTTTGAAGGTCCTGGACGCGCAATGGGATTGGAATTCTTGGATGTAATTGATTTAGAAACAATTGCCAAACAAGTAGCAAAACAAGCAGTTGCTTTATTAGATGCTAAATATTTAAAACCTCAAACTATGCCAGTTGTAATTAATCATGGTTTTGGAGGCGTTATTTTCCATGAGGCTTGCGGACATCCCCTTGAAGCTACTGCAGTTGCTAAAGGCCTTTCTCCTTTTTGTAATAAATTAAATCAAAAAGTTGCTTCTGAAGTTGTAACTGCTTATGATGATGGAACTATTAAAGCGTCTTGGGGCAGTCTTAATTTTGATGACGAGGGAAATCCCACCCAAAAAAATCTTTTAATTGAAAAAGGTATCCTTAAAGGTTATTTAATTGATTTTAGAAACGGACGCAAAATGAAGATGCAATCTACCGGTTCTTCACGTAGACAATCTTATAAATACTCTCCTACTTCGCGCATGAATTCCACCTACATCGAAAAAGGCACAGAAACGCCCGAACAAATTATTGCAGATACTCCTTACGGTCTTTATGCTAAAAGTCTAGGTGGTGGAACAGTTGTTCCTGCTACTGGAGAATTTAATTTTGTAGTTAATGAAGGCTATTTAATCGAAAATGGTAAATTAACAACCCATGTTAAAGGAGCGATGTTAATTGGTCATGGAGCAGATATTTTATTTAAAATTGACCGTGTTGCCAATGATTTAGTTTTAGGTCAAGGAATGTGTGGTTCTTGTTCTGGTTCTCTACCAGTTGATGTAGGACAACCCACTATTAGAGTAAAAGAAATGATTGTAGGAGGAAATCAAAAATGA
- a CDS encoding TldD/PmbA family protein yields MINDVTKTPKLQSQTTHTNPTPNNYQKWLEKGMQQGFEALEIAIHESQTFKLSLDKGKIDACVWSDVASAVIRGIFANKKTSIALEQLTDSAFDNAFETLKENCQTITSKEPALIFEGSSSYPEVLENNFDFGQVPLEQKQSLLLQLEKTMLQSSHLQATNGIIYQEVCHKKTLLNSKGLNLSHQNSFAYLYASAVFQKEGEIESYGKSILAKDFVTFNPVKLGTEIVEMGEKKLGAKSLVSQKYPVVFSNEMFADLLESFSDIFTGTSAYRNLTKLKDKVNCLIASEKVSIIDDPLNDGAYFKEKFDDEGVACQTKPIITKGVFQGFIHNLKTARIFKQAPTGNGFDGSTSMINCYLVPGKKSFSEMIEPIQNGIYITDLVGMHAGIKTVSGDFSLQASGFRIEKGKVTTPVKMIVVSGNFFDILKNVDTIANDFEFQTSGFGSSSVYVGDLNIGGK; encoded by the coding sequence ATGATAAACGACGTAACAAAAACCCCAAAACTCCAAAGCCAAACCACTCACACAAACCCCACTCCTAACAATTATCAAAAATGGTTAGAAAAAGGAATGCAACAAGGTTTTGAAGCATTAGAAATTGCAATTCATGAAAGTCAAACTTTTAAACTATCTTTGGATAAAGGCAAAATAGATGCTTGTGTTTGGAGCGATGTTGCTTCTGCAGTTATAAGAGGTATTTTTGCCAATAAAAAAACTTCTATTGCTTTAGAACAATTAACTGACAGCGCTTTTGATAATGCTTTTGAAACCCTCAAAGAAAATTGCCAAACAATTACTTCTAAAGAACCTGCTCTTATTTTTGAAGGATCTTCCAGTTATCCTGAAGTATTGGAAAATAACTTTGATTTTGGGCAAGTTCCATTAGAACAAAAACAAAGTTTGTTGTTGCAGTTAGAAAAAACAATGTTGCAAAGTTCCCATTTGCAAGCTACTAATGGCATTATTTACCAAGAAGTTTGTCATAAAAAAACATTATTAAATTCCAAAGGGCTCAATTTATCGCACCAAAACAGCTTTGCTTATTTGTATGCTTCTGCGGTTTTTCAAAAAGAAGGCGAAATTGAAAGTTATGGCAAAAGTATTTTAGCTAAGGATTTTGTAACCTTCAATCCTGTTAAATTAGGTACTGAAATTGTTGAGATGGGCGAAAAAAAATTAGGAGCTAAATCTTTGGTATCTCAAAAATATCCAGTTGTTTTTTCTAATGAAATGTTTGCAGACCTTTTGGAAAGTTTCAGCGATATTTTTACTGGTACAAGTGCTTATCGCAACTTAACTAAATTAAAAGATAAAGTTAATTGTTTAATTGCTTCTGAAAAAGTTAGTATTATTGATGATCCTTTAAACGATGGGGCTTATTTTAAAGAAAAATTTGATGATGAAGGAGTAGCTTGCCAAACCAAACCCATTATTACTAAAGGAGTTTTTCAAGGATTTATCCACAACTTAAAAACTGCTCGCATTTTTAAACAAGCTCCAACTGGAAACGGTTTTGATGGCAGTACTTCTATGATTAATTGTTATTTGGTGCCTGGCAAAAAAAGTTTTTCAGAAATGATTGAACCTATTCAAAATGGTATTTATATTACTGATTTAGTAGGGATGCATGCAGGAATTAAAACTGTTAGTGGAGATTTTAGCCTACAAGCTAGTGGTTTTAGAATTGAAAAAGGTAAAGTTACAACTCCTGTTAAAATGATTGTTGTTTCTGGTAATTTTTTTGATATTCTTAAAAATGTAGACACCATTGCTAATGATTTTGAATTTCAAACTTCAGGATTTGGTAGTTCTAGCGTTTATGTAGGGGATTTAAATATTGGAGGAAAGTAA
- the lon gene encoding endopeptidase La, with protein MKTKNKKLKSDLSMDAFEDIFQEIPEQIPVVVISEVMPIPNVDFRIEVSDNSYLKALKESETNANSFVILLTQKDLSPNKPKLTNLQRYGVLAQIITKVKIPHGDFKVRFRILQRVKIDKFLQKEPFLKASYEKVNTIYGNVEEEKALIKLVIEKIMDKPFQLLVQNTNNFLDIIKTEPETENITDIIVFNLKIDDLDKYKYLKEAHLNKRIFYILQDIQSLLIGLDLEQKINEKVKQSIDENQKEFYLREKMKVIQLELGEKAKKEEEIAELRNKIKKTPLPPEIKKKALQELSRYQSSSSLMAESFVIKNYLDFLLELPWGKTSQDENDLVAIEKTLNNQHYGLEKVKERILEYAAVKIMTKKNPQNILCLVGPPGVGKTSLASSIAKALGRQFVRQSLGGLKEESEIRGHRRTYIGAMPGRILAGIRDVKTINPVFLLDEIDKLVANYNFDPASALLEVLDPQQNINFMDHFLSEPFDLSQVLFITTANYLDNVPEALKDRMEIIEVSSYTEKDKINIASKYLLKKQLKNHGITDTNLVIDNDTILYLIRHYTKEAGVRELDRILAELARKTVKECLITKKEQVIITPQNVTKYLGKEKYLHLLDEQKEKIGSTNGLAYTYFGGDLLPVEVTYYKGKGQLVLTGKLGEVLKESAYTALSFIKANCQNLGIDANIFAENDFHIHLPETAIPKDGPSAGITIATSLFSAITQKYVKKGLGMTGEITLRGNILAIGGLKEKAIAANRSGLDTIFIPQENIKDIEDIPEEVRTKLNIIPVSNISDVFSQVFV; from the coding sequence ATGAAAACCAAAAACAAAAAATTAAAATCCGATCTTTCTATGGATGCATTTGAAGATATTTTTCAAGAAATTCCTGAACAAATTCCAGTTGTAGTTATCAGCGAAGTAATGCCTATTCCAAATGTTGATTTTCGTATTGAAGTATCAGACAATTCTTATTTAAAAGCTTTAAAAGAGTCAGAAACTAACGCAAATTCTTTTGTTATTCTTTTAACTCAAAAAGATTTATCACCCAACAAACCCAAACTAACTAACCTTCAACGTTACGGTGTATTGGCACAAATAATTACCAAAGTAAAAATCCCTCACGGCGATTTTAAAGTGAGATTTCGCATTTTACAAAGAGTAAAAATTGATAAATTTTTGCAAAAAGAACCTTTTTTAAAAGCCTCATATGAAAAAGTCAACACCATTTATGGAAACGTTGAAGAAGAAAAAGCCTTAATCAAGCTAGTTATAGAAAAAATTATGGACAAACCTTTTCAACTGCTTGTTCAAAACACCAATAATTTTTTAGATATCATCAAAACAGAACCAGAAACAGAAAATATCACTGATATCATTGTTTTTAATTTAAAAATCGATGATTTAGATAAATATAAATACCTTAAAGAAGCTCACCTTAATAAAAGAATTTTTTATATTCTTCAAGACATCCAAAGTTTACTTATAGGACTTGATTTAGAACAAAAAATCAATGAAAAAGTAAAACAAAGTATTGATGAAAACCAAAAAGAATTTTATTTAAGAGAAAAAATGAAAGTGATTCAACTAGAATTAGGGGAAAAAGCCAAAAAGGAAGAAGAAATTGCAGAATTGCGCAATAAAATCAAAAAAACTCCTTTACCTCCTGAAATCAAAAAAAAAGCTTTACAAGAATTATCACGTTACCAATCATCATCATCTTTAATGGCAGAATCTTTTGTAATTAAAAATTATCTTGATTTTTTACTGGAATTACCTTGGGGCAAAACCAGCCAAGATGAAAACGATTTAGTTGCCATTGAAAAAACCTTAAATAACCAACATTACGGACTTGAAAAAGTCAAAGAACGTATTTTAGAATATGCAGCAGTCAAAATAATGACTAAGAAAAACCCTCAAAATATTTTATGTCTTGTAGGTCCTCCAGGAGTGGGGAAAACCTCACTTGCTTCTTCTATTGCCAAAGCTTTAGGACGCCAATTTGTCAGACAATCCTTAGGCGGTTTAAAAGAAGAATCAGAAATTAGAGGCCACAGAAGAACTTATATTGGAGCTATGCCTGGACGCATTCTTGCAGGCATTAGAGACGTCAAAACAATTAATCCTGTCTTTTTATTAGACGAAATTGACAAACTAGTAGCCAATTATAACTTTGATCCTGCATCAGCTTTATTAGAAGTCCTTGACCCACAACAAAATATTAATTTTATGGATCATTTTTTATCCGAACCATTTGATTTATCCCAAGTATTATTTATCACCACTGCCAATTACCTTGACAATGTTCCCGAAGCTTTAAAAGACCGTATGGAAATTATCGAAGTAAGTTCTTACACTGAAAAAGATAAAATTAACATCGCTTCTAAATATCTTTTAAAAAAACAACTCAAAAATCACGGAATCACTGACACAAATTTAGTTATTGACAATGATACTATCCTTTATTTAATTAGACATTACACCAAAGAAGCAGGAGTAAGAGAGTTAGATAGAATCCTTGCAGAACTAGCTAGAAAAACAGTTAAAGAATGTTTAATTACCAAAAAAGAACAAGTAATTATTACTCCTCAAAACGTTACTAAATACTTAGGTAAAGAAAAATACCTACATCTTTTAGATGAACAAAAAGAAAAAATAGGCTCCACTAACGGACTTGCCTATACTTATTTTGGAGGCGATTTGCTTCCAGTAGAAGTTACTTATTACAAAGGTAAAGGACAATTAGTCCTTACAGGTAAATTAGGAGAAGTCCTTAAAGAAAGTGCTTATACTGCTTTAAGTTTCATCAAAGCTAACTGTCAAAATTTAGGAATTGATGCCAATATTTTTGCAGAAAACGATTTTCACATTCATCTTCCAGAAACAGCCATTCCTAAAGATGGTCCTTCAGCTGGAATTACTATTGCTACTTCCCTTTTCTCTGCAATTACGCAAAAATATGTTAAAAAAGGTTTGGGAATGACAGGAGAAATTACTTTACGAGGCAATATTTTAGCTATCGGAGGCTTAAAAGAAAAAGCTATTGCTGCTAATCGTAGCGGTCTTGACACTATTTTTATTCCTCAAGAAAATATCAAAGATATTGAAGATATTCCTGAAGAAGTAAGAACTAAATTAAATATTATTCCTGTATCAAACATTTCTGATGTTTTTTCGCAAGTATTTGTTTGA